Within Saccharomycodes ludwigii strain NBRC 1722 chromosome IV, whole genome shotgun sequence, the genomic segment TTttggtaataaaataagtGTACTATTACTCAGTAAGTCAAGCTTTGATTTAACATACTCCGTTAGAATATTGTGACGATcaacattttcttttttctttctttcatACATAATAAACGCATTGCCAGCGAAATTTTTTGAGGTTCAAATTACTGTTTCTATGAATTGGctaactttattttttgtaaggCCTTGCTCATAAgcaattataataaaatcaaagttTGGATGTATTTtccttatatatatatcttgattttttttaaagagaTAACcgctaaaaaaaagtatgtatatgttttattttttttttatgtgaTTCCAGACGGTAGATAAAATGTTTACTTTTCAATATAAGTACGGAAAAGCATTTAGGGAAACGTTTTGGAACAATTTGTATATTCCTAATGAGAGAGTTAAGCGGGGAAAATCTTATGGGATTAATAGCGTTAACTTAGCCGTGTGTCTAATGaacaaatgaaaatttgtctaaagtttaaaaaaagaaaatgaacaaaaaattatgtaGGGATAAGCGATTACAGATAAAAGTTAttgataaataataataataataagattTAATCAAAGATGGTAATAGAGATCAGTTTGTTtctaatttaaatttttttttttttttttttttttctttcttgtagataaaaataaatataaaggCAAATGCAACATCTCGAATAATACAGGAGATTTGAGTTGATAAGCATTGTTTAGTTAGTTTGGGTGTGAGTTGGCCATGTGCGTTATACCGATTTATTTTGGGgaaataaaacataaaaaaaaaaaaaaaaaactttgattTTACTTGTACGAGAAATTGCTTggaagacaaaaaaaagttgttatcatttttatttttatttgctgGGCGAGAAGAAAGGGAGAAAGATGATCGGTCGGTCAGCCTGGTGgcaaaaatgaaaataaataaaaagggtTAAGCGTATTGTTctaaattcttttttatttgttaatgTGATAAGCCATGTCCGATCTTATGTCTCGCTCTCAGTTTtctacttttttatttcttagATAACAAAACATCTCgaatataatcaaaaatagaaaaatatgaaataaaaataaatcaatctTTAATATTCTTGTAGCTCGATAAATTAGttcaatataatattaatacttTGGATAATCTATCGAggtacaaaaaaaaaaaatcttatcAACTAATTCCTTTTgctattaaattattattattattttttttttttttccatttaatGTTCTCGGTAATGATATTCATCTTATAATAAACCTTTCTCCGCCCCTCTCTGTTTGCTTTCCTTCtctctaaaaaaaaaaaaaaaaaaaaattaatgaataGAATGATTAAATCAGATCCtcttatctttttatttctgtGACATATGTGACCATAGATATCTAAAGCATATGAATAACCtctattatatatattttttttttttttggtcttgtttcaataacaatgtttcaaagaaaaaaaattttttttaaatattatataagtAGCccataaagaaaataatctCAATTGTTTTTTGGTTCAATCTTGTAgctaatctttttttcttgtattCATATGTCTATATTACAACATACTTTTAACCAACATATCCAAAAAGAATATCATTGAGAACTTTAATCATTAGTGTTTTAGGAATTAGTAATTGTAGAACATAATATAGAATTTAATTCAatctaaaacaaaaaaatagttaatatatatataacaaaaatataaaaaatgggAAGTGGACCTATAGATTATGAGGCTGTGCCAGGTAATTCATTTTTAGTTGACTTACAACAAAATACCGGTGAGGGTGAACAAAAGAAGATTGTTTTAATTCCTACACCGTCGGATGATCCAAATGACCCTTTAAATTGGGACCCGCTTAGAAAGTGGACTGCTGTTTTATGTGTTTTGGTGTATACCGCCGGTTTAGGTGGTTCTTCAGCTGCCGTTTATTCTGTTTTAGAAGAAATTAGTGATAAAACTGGTATCACTTTGgatcaattaaataatgGTACCGgttatatgtttttattttttggtattggatgttttattttccaacCATTAGCTTTACAATATGGTAAAAGACCTGTCTATTTGTTTTCCATGTTGTCTACTGCTTTAATCTGTGTTTGGCCCCCTTATACTAAATCTGATGGAGAATGGATTGGTTCCAAGATTTTGCAAGGGTTGTTGGGTGCATGTGTGGAATCTTTGCCAGAAATTTCCATGagtgatttattttttgaacatGAACGTGGTACTGCTTTGGGTATGTATGCTTTGGTCCTATTGACTAGTTCATATTTGTCACCCTTAATTGCGGGGTTCATTGCTAGTAATCAAGGCTGGGAATGGGTTATGTTTTGGACAGCCATCGTCTGTGccattttctttgttttcttgTTGGTTTTCATGGAAGAAACCAATTACGAACGTAAGTTGAAGATTGACAGCAGAACAGGTTTACCAATTACATTTAAAAGACCTGGTGAGGAAGAAACTGATTATGTCACTAATGTTTTCTCAAAAACTTCAAATATCCAAATTAATGAACAGAAACAACAGGCAATGGATGATGTATTGAATGATGAAACTTCAAGTTCttcaaatgaaaaagatagAAAAGCCCCTAAGGTTGACGTTAACGAAATTCACAATTTGGAAGCCATCACATCTGCGGACAACGAAAATGTTTACAACCAAGTGAGTAATGTCGAATATGTTAAGAGCGATGAGCCTACCAATTATAAGATAAAAACTTACTGGGAAAGAATGTCATTGACATCAGGTATcaagaaaaagtttttactACATCATTATTTCTTGGGTCCATTCTATATGGCTAGATTTCCAGTTATTTTGTGGGCTGGGTTTTTATATGGTTCCTCTTTGGTTTGGTTTAATGTTTTGAATGCTACAGAAGCCTTGATTCTAGGTGGGGATCCATACAACTTTAAAACATCCATGTGTGGTTTGGCTTATATTTCACCAACTATTTTCTCTGTCatcattttcttcattGTTGGTTACATTAGTGATAAATTGAAGATTTACATTGCTTCTAAGCGTGGTGGTCTAAGTATGCCAGAAGATAGATTATGGATTGTCAGCTTTTACGCTGTTTTCGGTTGCGCTGCCTGTATATTGTGGGGTGTTGGTGCATACTATGAGGTGCATTGGTTTGGTTTGGTGTTCGGATTAGGTTTGCTTGGAGGTCTAGGTGTTTTTGGTTGTGCTTCTTCAACTGGTTATGTTGTCGATTCATATCACGAGTTGGATACTGAAGCTAtggttgttgttattattataagaaACTGTATGTCATTTGGTGTCAGTTACGGTATTACCGATTGGGTTGTCAATTTAGGCtacaaaaattgttttattagtGTCGCCTTTATTTGCTTTGCTTGCAACGCTTCCTTTTTGTTGATGATTTACACCGGTCCATGGTGGAGAAACAGACAAAAGCATGCTTATTGGAATCTAGTTGAGAAATATAGAAACTTGGGTATGcactaatatatatttttattttgtaatttttttttttttttcttcctctgGAGGAAGCtttaaattgaataattaaTCACAcctttatatttattttataatttttaaaagaaaatatgaCTTATTATTGagtaatttttataagacccaaactttttttttttttttttttttggtaattgTAAGAGAGTGTGTGAAATGCATTTATAGTATAGATTGTTCATTATATAAGCATAAAGAAGACAGCATGCTAGAGTTCAAatgtgttatttttaataattcttaTGATTTATAACaccatctttttttgtatatatattgttttcttttagctaattatatttaagaTTCAGTATGCCAaactttataataaatttttaaaaaaatatgtctAGTTAGTGGAAagtaaataacaaatttaaaatagtAAAATTCGCGGGTTTATAAAAAGCACGGAACTGATGCCAAACGGACTATATCTAATTATAGACTTGGCTTGACAGCAAACCTGGCTTACTGCGTCacgttttattttttttgtatactGAACACAAAACAAAgactataataataattattatcatcttgAAATTTAACAGTTTAtctttaaacttttttccgaggaaaacaatgaaaatatattgaacctaaaaaaaaaaataaaaataaaaaaaaaaaagttttaaataatagataaattatgaatattaaagtatataatttataaatcaaaaataactGCAAAACAGcgttaataaatatttaaatagttaacaaaatgttttttgtatttgtaAAACTTGTTAAATCTTACCTAAACCAACGTTTTTATTCGCGATAAAGATTTGcaatggaaaaaagaaaaaaaaaaaaataaaaaaataacatgtTTTTAGCTTTTTATTAATCGCGGTCGACAATAAatcttaaaaaataaaaaaaaaaaaataaatacacaTATAACAAGTTAATCGTGTTTACGCGCTTATTTCAGATAagaaatactttttttatttcaacaAGTAAACAAATTGAATAAGCAAATGTtgcatttttaaaagcaGTTTGAAAGAATTatattcatatataaagaagaaatatattcagtgaaaaaaaaaaaaaaaaaaagaaggattttataataaaaaataaattttatatgcTCTTTCTTTGCTGTTTCGCCATGTTATTTCTACATgcaaatcttttaaattttctaattttcaattgataaaatatatactgCAGCACGAGTAAGAAAACAAgcttattaaaaaaaaaaaaggaaaaaaaaaaaaaaaacaacaaatactagcacttataaaaaatgtCATTTGGAAAAACTTTATATGCTACTGAAAATCCAGAATTATTTGCTAAATTTACCCCCTTAATCGAAGAATACAACAAAGCACGTGAAGagcaaattaaaaactatGATCCTGAATTCTATGCTAAGTGCAAAGATACTGTTGCACCAGCGGAGCAATTGGACTCTGAGCCAATTAATGCTTTACAGTACTTGGAAAAGTTATTAACCCCAAGTGAATTGGTTATTGTTAATGAATATTCCATTAAGGACCTTTTGGATAAACAAttggataaaaaattaacagcTGTTGAAATCATTAACGCATACATCAAAGCTGCCATTATTTCTCAATTTTCTACAAATTGTGGTATgcaatttttaattccaGAAGCTTTAAGTAAGGCTAAGAAGCTAGATGAATACTTGGCTGAACACGGTAAACTAATTGGGCCATTTCACGGTATTCCAGTTTCCTTGAAGGAACAAATGAATTATGCTGGCAAACAAACGTCTGCTTCATATGTTGcctatttaaaaaacatcCCCAAAGAATCAGGTGTCACTATCCAGATCTTGGATAAGTTGGGTGCCAATTTCCATATCAGAACAGCTCAACCTCAAGCTATCATGTGGTTGGACACTGGTAATGTTATTACTGGTAGAACTAGAAATCCTGTAAGTACCAGACTAAGTCCAGGTGGATCTTCTGGTGGTGAAAGTGCTTGTGTAGGTTCCCATGGTAGTTGTATTGGTGTAGGTAGTGACATTGGTGGTAGTATAAGAGCACCAGCTGCTTTTGCTAATATCTTTGGTTTGAAGCCAACAACCAGAAGGTTTAGTTTAATGAATGGTTTAAGTGGTGGTAAGGGCCAAGAAAGCATTGTTGCTGTTCAAGGTCCATTGGCTAGAAGTATTGAAGAAATGGAGTATTTTACTGAAAATTACTTAAATGAAGGTAAACCATGGGAATACGATCCTTTGTGTGTTCCTATTGCCTGGAACACCAAAGTTGAactaccaaaaaaaattagaattgGTGTTTTGTTTGATGACAATTTGGTTACCCCATACCCTGCTGTTACCAGAGGGATGGAATCTGTTGTCGAAAAACTTTCTAAAGCGGGCGAGgattttgaaattgttgACCTAAGTAAATATTGGTACAGTGAAAAGGAAATGGAAGAAATTTATACGATGAATATTGGACTATATACTTGTGATGGTAATAAAGTTCAATTAGGTATGTTTGGCGAGAGTGGTGAACCATTGGAAAAATTGACAAGACATTTCTTGAATTTTGATGGCGGTGTTGAACGTAGTGTGTATGAAAATAGAATGTTTAATGCTAAAAGAGATTCTTTAAAGGTTGAAATGTTCAATAAGTTCTTCAAGGGATTGAAattagattttattttaagtCCAACATATTGTGGTCCATCTGAAAAGCAGGAAAATTCATTATACTGGGGTTACACTTCATTTTGGAATTTGTTGGATTATCCTAATGTCATTTTCCCATCAGGTGTTGTGCatgatgataaaattgATACAATTGATAAGTTGGCTGGTCCATTAAAGAGCAACAAATATGAAGCAATGGTTTGGAAGAAAGACGGTAAGGTTATCTACGATCCTAAAGACTACATTGGTGGACCAGTTGCTTTACAATTAACTGCTGAAAGATTCCATGATGAAGATGCTGTTGCATGTGTTAAGAAAATCACTAAAGTTTTAGGCATTGAGAGACGTTAATCTTTTAGAAAATGAATTAGATAATACGGTACATATTTGTATATAACGatttggtaataatatctaAGTGAtgcattttattttattcttatt encodes:
- a CDS encoding uncharacterized protein (similar to Saccharomyces cerevisiae YNR055C | HOL1 | HistidinOl), encoding MGSGPIDYEAVPGNSFLVDLQQNTGEGEQKKIVLIPTPSDDPNDPLNWDPLRKWTAVLCVLVYTAGLGGSSAAVYSVLEEISDKTGITLDQLNNGTGYMFLFFGIGCFIFQPLALQYGKRPVYLFSMLSTALICVWPPYTKSDGEWIGSKILQGLLGACVESLPEISMSDLFFEHERGTALGMYALVLLTSSYLSPLIAGFIASNQGWEWVMFWTAIVCAIFFVFLLVFMEETNYERKLKIDSRTGLPITFKRPGEEETDYVTNVFSKTSNIQINEQKQQAMDDVLNDETSSSSNEKDRKAPKVDVNEIHNLEAITSADNENVYNQVSNVEYVKSDEPTNYKIKTYWERMSLTSGIKKKFLLHHYFLGPFYMARFPVILWAGFLYGSSLVWFNVLNATEALILGGDPYNFKTSMCGLAYISPTIFSVIIFFIVGYISDKLKIYIASKRGGLSMPEDRLWIVSFYAVFGCAACILWGVGAYYEVHWFGLVFGLGLLGGLGVFGCASSTGYVVDSYHELDTEAMVVVIIIRNCMSFGVSYGITDWVVNLGYKNCFISVAFICFACNASFLLMIYTGPWWRNRQKHAYWNLVEKYRNLGMH
- a CDS encoding uncharacterized protein (similar to Saccharomyces cerevisiae YDR242W | AMD2 | AMiDase); translated protein: MSFGKTLYATENPELFAKFTPLIEEYNKAREEQIKNYDPEFYAKCKDTVAPAEQLDSEPINALQYLEKLLTPSELVIVNEYSIKDLLDKQLDKKLTAVEIINAYIKAAIISQFSTNCGMQFLIPEALSKAKKLDEYLAEHGKLIGPFHGIPVSLKEQMNYAGKQTSASYVAYLKNIPKESGVTIQILDKLGANFHIRTAQPQAIMWLDTGNVITGRTRNPVSTRLSPGGSSGGESACVGSHGSCIGVGSDIGGSIRAPAAFANIFGLKPTTRRFSLMNGLSGGKGQESIVAVQGPLARSIEEMEYFTENYLNEGKPWEYDPLCVPIAWNTKVELPKKIRIGVLFDDNLVTPYPAVTRGMESVVEKLSKAGEDFEIVDLSKYWYSEKEMEEIYTMNIGLYTCDGNKVQLGMFGESGEPLEKLTRHFLNFDGGVERSVYENRMFNAKRDSLKVEMFNKFFKGLKLDFILSPTYCGPSEKQENSLYWGYTSFWNLLDYPNVIFPSGVVHDDKIDTIDKLAGPLKSNKYEAMVWKKDGKVIYDPKDYIGGPVALQLTAERFHDEDAVACVKKITKVLGIERR